One genomic window of Arachis stenosperma cultivar V10309 chromosome 10, arast.V10309.gnm1.PFL2, whole genome shotgun sequence includes the following:
- the LOC130954289 gene encoding basic form of pathogenesis-related protein 1-like: MKRLLKISLMVISFVSIIPSCLLSQNFPMDYLVVHNAARAEVGVTPLKWDKKLESHAHEFVNEHIANCRGIMSTPAEFYSGIYGQNLGYSPFRGTIASAVAYWVAQKRKYEHKSNKCIDVTLTRVIATFKLFGVHQLI, from the coding sequence ATGAAAAGGTTGTTGAAGATTTCGTTGATGGTAATAAGTTTCGTAAGCATCATTCCATCGTGCTTATTGAGTCAAAATTTTCCAATGGACTATCTTGTAGTTCATAATGCTGCACGTGCTGAAGTTGGAGTTACGCCATTGAAGTGGGACAAAAAACTAGAATCACATGCTCATGAGTTTGTGAATGAACATATTGCAAATTGTAGAGGAATAATGTCTACGCCGGCTGAGTTTTATAGTGGTATCTACGGCCAAAACTTAGGATATAGCCCGTTTCGTGGtacaatagcatctgcagtggCGTATTGGGTAGCACAGAAACGAAAGTATGAGCACAAATCTAACAAATGCATTGATGTAACCCTGACACGTGTCATTGCTACGTTCAAGTTGTTTGGGGTGCATCAACTTATTTAG